AAACTATATGAATATCAGGAATATGAAGAGAAGCCTTATAagtgtaaggaatgtgggaaggccttcaaGCATCGACAGTCCATTCGAGTACATGTAAGgactcacactggagagaagccttACAAATGCAAGCACTGTGGGAAGGCCTTCAAGCATTGCCAGTCCATTCGAAAGCATGAAAggattcacactggagagaagccctatgaaTGCAAACAATGTGGAGAAACTTTCAGGTATCGCCACAACTTTCAAAAACATGAGCGAACTCACACTGGAGAGCAGCCCTATAGATGTAAGCACTGCGGGAAAGCCCTCAGTTGCCTTAGTTACTGCCGAATTCATGAAagaactcacactggagagaaaccatatgaatgtaaacaatgtgggaaagccttcagttATGCCAGTTACATTCGAATACATGAGAGAActcacactggagaaaagccCTATGAATGCAagaaatgtgggaaagcctttagtTGTCCAAATTATTTTCGAAAACATGAAAAgactcacactggagagaaaccctatgaatgtaagcaATGTGGTAAAGGCTTCAGTTGTCCCAGATCCTTTCGAAGTCAtgaaaagagacacagaggcgAAAAGCCTTATGAATGTAAAATATGTGGTAAAACCTACAGTTGTCCTATATACTTCCGAAATCATGAAAGGAGACACAGTGGAGAAAAATCCTATGAATGTAAAATATGCGGTAAGTCCTTCAGTTGTCCaaagtattttagaaaacatgaaagaagtcACACAGGAGAAGAACCCTGtgaatgtaatgaatgtgagAATACCTTGAGTCCTCTCACTATATTCCAAAGACACATGATGAAGCACACTGGAGATGGACCTTATAagtgtaaggaatgtgggaaagtcTTTGATTGTCCAAATTACTTTCGATGTCACGAGAAGATACACAGTGGAGAAAAGCcatatgaatgtaaggaatgtggcaaAGCCTTCAGTT
This window of the Canis lupus dingo isolate Sandy chromosome 20, ASM325472v2, whole genome shotgun sequence genome carries:
- the LOC112666553 gene encoding zinc finger protein 709-like isoform X4 gives rise to the protein MQENFRNLASIGEKWEDCNSKSLYKHHQTNLRHVIERPCKNKEGSKCGESFSQNPNHKQIKKTPTGIKLRKCSFCGQVFRHHSSFSRHMISHTGHKLYEYQEYEEKPYKCKECGKAFKHRQSIRVHVRTHTGEKPYKCKHCGKAFKHCQSIRKHERIHTGEKPYECKQCGETFRYRHNFQKHERTHTGEQPYRCKHCGKALSCLSYCRIHERTHTGEKPYECKQCGKAFSYASYIRIHERTHTGEKPYECKKCGKAFSCPNYFRKHEKTHTGEKPYECKQCGKGFSCPRSFRSHEKRHRGEKPYECKICGKTYSCPIYFRNHERRHSGEKSYECKICGKSFSCPKYFRKHERSHTGEEPCECNECENTLSPLTIFQRHMMKHTGDGPYKCKECGKVFDCPNYFRCHEKIHSGEKPYECKECGKAFSSSMSLQNHERSHSRKKPHECKECGKAFSFPCSLQKHERSHTGEKPYECKQCGKAFTYLSSMQKHERTHSGEKPYECKQCGKAFIYLSSMQKHERTHTGEKPYECKQCGKAFITLSNVQRHMIKHTGDGPCKCKECGKAFDCPSSLRTHERTHTGEKPYQCKHCSKAFTRSSSLRNHERTHNGE
- the LOC112666553 gene encoding zinc finger protein 709-like isoform X5 codes for the protein MISHTGHKLYEYQEYEEKPYKCKECGKAFKHRQSIRVHVRTHTGEKPYKCKHCGKAFKHCQSIRKHERIHTGEKPYECKQCGETFRYRHNFQKHERTHTGEQPYRCKHCGKALSCLSYCRIHERTHTGEKPYECKQCGKAFSYASYIRIHERTHTGEKPYECKKCGKAFSCPNYFRKHEKTHTGEKPYECKQCGKGFSCPRSFRSHEKRHRGEKPYECKICGKTYSCPIYFRNHERRHSGEKSYECKICGKSFSCPKYFRKHERSHTGEEPCECNECENTLSPLTIFQRHMMKHTGDGPYKCKECGKVFDCPNYFRCHEKIHSGEKPYECKECGKAFSSSMSLQNHERSHSRKKPHECKECGKAFSFPCSLQKHERSHTGEKPYECKQCGKAFTYLSSMQKHERTHSGEKPYECKQCGKAFIYLSSMQKHERTHTGEKPYECKQCGKAFITLSNVQRHMIKHTGDGPCKCKECGKAFDCPSSLRTHERTHTGEKPYQCKHCSKAFTRSSSLRNHERTHNGE
- the LOC112666553 gene encoding zinc finger protein 709-like isoform X3, with amino-acid sequence MQETFRNLASIGEKWEDCNSKSLYKHHQTNLRHVIERPCKNKEGSKCGESFSQNPNHKQIKKTPTGIKLRKCSFCGQVFRHHSSFSRHMISHTGHKLYEYQEYEEKPYKCKECGKAFKHRQSIRVHVRTHTGEKPYKCKHCGKAFKHCQSIRKHERIHTGEKPYECKQCGETFRYRHNFQKHERTHTGEQPYRCKHCGKALSCLSYCRIHERTHTGEKPYECKQCGKAFSYASYIRIHERTHTGEKPYECKKCGKAFSCPNYFRKHEKTHTGEKPYECKQCGKGFSCPRSFRSHEKRHRGEKPYECKICGKTYSCPIYFRNHERRHSGEKSYECKICGKSFSCPKYFRKHERSHTGEEPCECNECENTLSPLTIFQRHMMKHTGDGPYKCKECGKVFDCPNYFRCHEKIHSGEKPYECKECGKAFSSSMSLQNHERSHSRKKPHECKECGKAFSFPCSLQKHERSHTGEKPYECKQCGKAFTYLSSMQKHERTHSGEKPYECKQCGKAFIYLSSMQKHERTHTGEKPYECKQCGKAFITLSNVQRHMIKHTGDGPCKCKECGKAFDCPSSLRTHERTHTGEKPYQCKHCSKAFTRSSSLRNHERTHNGE
- the LOC112666553 gene encoding zinc finger protein 709-like isoform X1 yields the protein MDTVAFEDVTVNFTLEEWALLNPSQKKLYRDVMQETFRNLASIGEKWEDCNSKSLYKHHQTNLRHVIERPCKNKEGSKCGESFSQNPNHKQIKKTPTGIKLRKCSFCGQVFRHHSSFSRHMISHTGHKLYEYQEYEEKPYKCKECGKAFKHRQSIRVHVRTHTGEKPYKCKHCGKAFKHCQSIRKHERIHTGEKPYECKQCGETFRYRHNFQKHERTHTGEQPYRCKHCGKALSCLSYCRIHERTHTGEKPYECKQCGKAFSYASYIRIHERTHTGEKPYECKKCGKAFSCPNYFRKHEKTHTGEKPYECKQCGKGFSCPRSFRSHEKRHRGEKPYECKICGKTYSCPIYFRNHERRHSGEKSYECKICGKSFSCPKYFRKHERSHTGEEPCECNECENTLSPLTIFQRHMMKHTGDGPYKCKECGKVFDCPNYFRCHEKIHSGEKPYECKECGKAFSSSMSLQNHERSHSRKKPHECKECGKAFSFPCSLQKHERSHTGEKPYECKQCGKAFTYLSSMQKHERTHSGEKPYECKQCGKAFIYLSSMQKHERTHTGEKPYECKQCGKAFITLSNVQRHMIKHTGDGPCKCKECGKAFDCPSSLRTHERTHTGEKPYQCKHCSKAFTRSSSLRNHERTHNGE